The Microbacterium limosum genome contains a region encoding:
- a CDS encoding DUF2933 domain-containing protein, protein MTGPHAEPPRTPPAGRVWMWVIIALAVAGIVIYLVVDHWTHLAAAAPYVGIIAIAAMHLFGHRGHGGHDGHDGSGRHREQPRHDHTDPPADDAA, encoded by the coding sequence ATGACCGGCCCGCACGCAGAACCGCCCCGCACACCACCTGCAGGACGCGTGTGGATGTGGGTGATCATCGCGCTGGCCGTCGCCGGGATCGTGATCTACCTGGTCGTCGACCACTGGACCCACCTCGCGGCCGCCGCCCCGTACGTCGGCATCATCGCGATCGCCGCCATGCACCTGTTCGGCCACCGCGGACACGGCGGGCACGACGGGCACGACGGCTCCGGACGACACCGTGAACAGCCCCGTCACGACCACACGGACCCGCCCGCCGACGACGCCGCATGA
- a CDS encoding DMT family transporter has translation MSTPTAAGTERRAPSPWRMLWVTFAWGSCFVAISVGLQDAPLLWLAALRALVAGAALLVLTVIRRAPVPREVRSWKLIGVLGVVNVAIAYAAMFGGTIGLTTGVASVLANIQPVLILLPAWWLYRERPSLRSVAAMLAGLLLIVLPAGAGTGAWLSLTSAAAVTAGTLISRAVRADPFLVAAVQLLLGGGILLVAAAIVEGPPVIDWTPGFVLSLLWMSLAGTAATTVAWYAETQRSRLDILTTWTTLREASVVPRWTKWTLVPARSPRRRSTSFFR, from the coding sequence ATGAGCACGCCCACCGCGGCCGGCACCGAACGGCGGGCGCCGAGCCCGTGGCGGATGCTGTGGGTCACCTTCGCCTGGGGCTCGTGCTTCGTCGCGATCAGCGTCGGGCTACAGGACGCGCCGCTGCTGTGGCTCGCAGCCCTGCGCGCCCTCGTCGCCGGCGCTGCGCTGCTGGTCCTCACCGTCATCCGCCGCGCGCCCGTCCCCCGCGAGGTGCGCAGCTGGAAGCTGATCGGCGTGCTCGGCGTGGTGAACGTCGCGATCGCGTACGCGGCGATGTTCGGCGGCACCATCGGCCTGACCACCGGGGTCGCGTCCGTGCTGGCCAACATCCAGCCCGTCCTCATCCTGCTGCCCGCCTGGTGGCTCTACCGAGAACGCCCCTCCCTGCGGTCGGTGGCCGCGATGCTCGCCGGGCTCCTGCTCATCGTGCTGCCCGCCGGCGCCGGGACCGGGGCATGGCTGTCCCTCACTTCCGCCGCCGCCGTCACCGCCGGCACCCTCATCAGCCGTGCCGTGCGCGCCGACCCGTTCCTCGTCGCCGCCGTGCAGCTGCTGCTCGGCGGGGGGATCCTCCTGGTCGCCGCCGCGATCGTCGAAGGCCCCCCGGTCATCGACTGGACGCCGGGATTCGTCCTCTCCCTGCTGTGGATGTCTCTGGCCGGCACCGCCGCGACCACCGTCGCCTGGTACGCGGAGACGCAACGTTCCCGGCTCGACATCCTCACGACCTGGACAACCCTGCGCGAAGCATCAGTCGTCCCGAGGTGGACGAAGTGGACCCTCGTTCCCGCGCGCTCACCAAGGAGGAGGTCGACCTCGTTCTTCAGATGA
- a CDS encoding site-specific integrase has protein sequence MDPRSRALTKEEVDLVLQMIPEGVYRRYAAALAYTGGRAGEATAARVVDVDLPARVIRVRRSISPGRHGELIEQTPKSHKWRPVPIVDDFVPYVKEAMAGKKPQERLFAGKRGGRLTNKTFVRAVNWPKIREALHRPDFKVKDLRHTFATLLFDAGVSAPDVQQAMGHSSLQVTELYSRSRDNATAGTGRRLSAFLRGSRTPGSSPSTQDAPARSDPPSL, from the coding sequence GTGGACCCTCGTTCCCGCGCGCTCACCAAGGAGGAGGTCGACCTCGTTCTTCAGATGATCCCAGAGGGCGTCTACCGTCGCTACGCGGCCGCTCTCGCCTACACCGGAGGGCGTGCTGGTGAGGCCACCGCCGCACGGGTGGTCGACGTAGACCTCCCAGCGAGGGTGATCCGGGTGCGACGCAGCATATCTCCGGGGCGGCACGGCGAGCTCATCGAGCAGACCCCCAAGAGCCACAAATGGCGACCTGTGCCGATCGTCGATGACTTCGTGCCCTACGTCAAAGAGGCGATGGCCGGCAAGAAGCCACAGGAACGCCTGTTCGCCGGGAAGCGGGGAGGCAGACTCACGAACAAGACGTTCGTGCGCGCGGTGAACTGGCCGAAGATTCGCGAGGCGCTCCATCGCCCGGACTTCAAGGTCAAGGACCTGCGCCACACGTTCGCGACACTCCTGTTCGACGCCGGAGTGTCCGCCCCCGACGTGCAGCAAGCGATGGGGCACTCCAGCCTCCAGGTCACCGAGCTGTACAGCCGTTCCCGCGACAACGCCACCGCCGGTACCGGACGTCGGCTCAGCGCCTTCCTCCGTGGCTCGCGGACGCCTGGAAGCTCGCCGAGCACCCAAGACGCTCCCGCGAGATCAGACCCTCCCTCGCTCTGA
- a CDS encoding M23 family metallopeptidase: MSETPDGVRGPASAESLACEPTRSAFGATRRPALSRRRMLGLGALGLIAVGAAASVAVPILPAFAADYPTWDDVQRAKGNEAAKAAEVTRIQNLIQQLAANVARTQAAAEAAAAEFFAAEEAFFAAAARADDLQAQADAQAAEAAAASTRAGRVASQLYRSGGDDTSLELFFSGSPDGAEDLLGKLGTMDKVLERNRETFAGAVTARNNAQSLSDQAAVARDERDRLKQEAEQKMIASQEAALAAQAALDEQAEYIVVLEAQLAALQDATAQTVAGYQAGVEARRRAEEEARRRAEEEARRRAAEAARQNQNNGGGNASPPGQPSGSGWARPSGGRVTGRYGNRAQICTPGYGCTGYHYGTDMASGWGGGIFAAGSGRVTYAGSYGQFGNQIRVDHGGGITTTYSHCSSLLVGYGTNVSAGQLIAREGDTGLVQGAHLHFEVHQGSSRINPESFMAARGVGI, encoded by the coding sequence GTGTCGGAAACGCCTGATGGCGTGCGCGGGCCGGCGAGCGCCGAGAGCCTCGCCTGCGAGCCCACCCGGAGCGCCTTCGGTGCCACGCGTCGCCCCGCACTCTCGCGTCGACGGATGCTGGGGCTCGGCGCCCTCGGCCTGATCGCCGTCGGCGCCGCGGCATCCGTCGCCGTCCCGATCCTGCCCGCGTTCGCGGCTGATTACCCGACGTGGGACGACGTCCAACGCGCGAAGGGCAACGAGGCGGCCAAGGCCGCCGAGGTCACCCGCATCCAGAACCTCATCCAGCAGCTCGCGGCCAACGTGGCGCGCACGCAGGCGGCCGCCGAGGCCGCGGCGGCCGAGTTCTTCGCCGCGGAGGAGGCCTTCTTCGCGGCCGCCGCGCGTGCCGACGACCTCCAGGCCCAGGCCGACGCCCAGGCCGCCGAGGCGGCCGCGGCATCCACCCGGGCCGGCCGGGTCGCCTCCCAGCTCTACCGCAGCGGCGGCGACGACACCTCTCTCGAGCTCTTCTTCTCCGGGTCGCCCGACGGTGCCGAAGACCTGCTGGGCAAGCTCGGCACGATGGACAAGGTGCTCGAGCGCAACCGCGAGACCTTCGCCGGCGCCGTCACCGCGCGCAACAACGCGCAGTCGCTCAGCGACCAGGCGGCCGTGGCCCGTGACGAGCGCGACCGCCTCAAGCAGGAGGCCGAGCAGAAGATGATCGCCTCGCAGGAGGCCGCGCTCGCCGCGCAGGCCGCCCTGGACGAGCAGGCGGAGTACATCGTCGTGCTCGAGGCGCAGCTCGCCGCGCTCCAGGACGCGACCGCCCAGACGGTCGCCGGCTACCAGGCCGGCGTCGAGGCGCGCCGCCGCGCGGAGGAGGAGGCCCGACGCCGCGCGGAGGAGGAGGCCCGACGCCGCGCCGCGGAGGCCGCGAGGCAGAACCAGAACAACGGGGGCGGCAACGCCAGCCCCCCGGGCCAGCCGAGCGGGTCGGGCTGGGCGCGTCCGTCGGGCGGTCGCGTGACGGGGCGCTACGGCAACCGCGCCCAGATCTGCACCCCGGGCTACGGGTGCACCGGCTACCACTACGGCACCGACATGGCCAGCGGCTGGGGCGGCGGGATCTTCGCCGCGGGATCCGGCCGCGTGACGTACGCCGGCTCGTACGGCCAGTTCGGCAACCAGATCCGCGTCGACCACGGCGGCGGCATCACCACGACGTACTCGCACTGCAGCTCGTTACTCGTCGGCTACGGGACGAATGTCTCGGCCGGCCAGCTCATCGCCCGCGAGGGCGACACGGGACTCGTGCAGGGCGCGCACCTGCACTTCGAGGTGCACCAGGGCAGCTCGCGCATCAACCCGGAGTCCTTCATGGCGGCCCGCGGCGTCGGCATCTGA
- the ppa gene encoding inorganic diphosphatase, with amino-acid sequence MSAHDAVIEIPRGSRIKYEVDHGTGRVYLDRVLYTAFGYPANYGFFENTLGEDGDPLDVLVLLDYDMHPGVMVKVRPVGVLKMSDEAGGDDKLVAVLAKDPRWSHIQDVQDIPEHTKNEIGHFFEHYKDLEPGKWVKVDEWADAAEAERLLAESIERFDEHEGQTRTQGEGEAPSTL; translated from the coding sequence ATGAGCGCCCACGACGCCGTCATCGAGATCCCCCGCGGCAGCCGCATCAAGTACGAGGTCGACCACGGCACGGGCCGCGTCTACCTCGACCGCGTGCTGTACACCGCGTTCGGATACCCCGCCAACTACGGCTTCTTCGAGAACACGCTGGGCGAGGACGGCGACCCGCTCGACGTGCTCGTGCTGCTCGACTACGACATGCACCCGGGCGTCATGGTCAAGGTGCGCCCCGTCGGCGTGCTGAAGATGAGCGACGAGGCCGGCGGAGACGACAAGCTCGTCGCCGTGCTGGCGAAGGACCCGCGCTGGAGCCACATCCAGGACGTACAGGACATCCCCGAGCACACGAAGAACGAGATCGGTCATTTCTTCGAGCACTACAAGGACCTCGAACCCGGCAAGTGGGTCAAGGTCGACGAGTGGGCGGATGCCGCCGAGGCGGAGCGCCTGCTCGCCGAGTCGATCGAGCGCTTCGACGAGCACGAGGGTCAGACCCGCACGCAGGGCGAGGGCGAAGCACCCTCGACGCTCTGA
- the tilS gene encoding tRNA lysidine(34) synthetase TilS, which translates to MPEREPLAPAVAATRLAVRRALAPYAGGAVVAGVSGGADSLALAAALAFEAPALGIAAVSVTVDHGLQAGSDAAARDAAEACRAMGLEARIARVEVAGPGGPEAAARRARLDALRAAAAQVGARAVLLAHTLDDQAETVLLGLARGSGATSLAGMSPARRDPDGLTWLRPLLGLRRGDTVAACAAQHLAPWQDPHNADEAFARVRVRRSVLPLLEAELGPGVAEALARTADQLREDDEAFRDMIDETIEDIVEHAEAGIAVSVAALAANPAALRHRVIRHVVASEFGVSLTRTQTLEVGRLVTDWAGQGPIDLPGCRATRSGGMVVFAARA; encoded by the coding sequence ATGCCCGAACGAGAGCCCCTCGCGCCGGCCGTCGCCGCCACCCGGCTGGCGGTGCGGCGGGCGCTGGCCCCGTACGCCGGCGGCGCGGTCGTCGCGGGCGTCTCGGGAGGGGCGGACTCCCTCGCGCTGGCGGCCGCGCTCGCCTTCGAGGCGCCCGCGCTCGGCATCGCGGCCGTCTCCGTCACGGTCGACCACGGGCTGCAGGCCGGGTCGGATGCCGCCGCCCGCGATGCGGCGGAGGCGTGCCGGGCGATGGGGCTCGAGGCCCGCATCGCCCGTGTCGAGGTCGCCGGCCCCGGGGGGCCCGAGGCGGCCGCGCGCCGGGCCCGCCTCGACGCCCTGCGGGCGGCCGCGGCCCAGGTCGGCGCCCGGGCCGTCCTCCTCGCCCACACCCTCGACGACCAGGCGGAGACCGTGCTGCTCGGTCTCGCCCGCGGGTCGGGGGCGACGAGCCTCGCGGGGATGTCGCCCGCGCGGCGCGATCCCGACGGCCTCACGTGGCTGCGCCCGCTGCTGGGGCTCCGCCGAGGCGACACGGTCGCGGCGTGCGCGGCGCAGCACCTCGCGCCCTGGCAGGATCCGCACAACGCCGACGAGGCCTTCGCCCGGGTCCGAGTGCGCCGGAGCGTCCTTCCCCTGCTCGAGGCCGAGCTCGGCCCCGGCGTCGCGGAGGCGCTCGCGCGCACCGCCGACCAGCTGCGGGAGGACGACGAGGCGTTCCGGGACATGATCGACGAGACGATCGAGGACATCGTCGAGCACGCCGAGGCGGGCATCGCCGTGTCGGTTGCCGCGCTCGCGGCCAACCCGGCGGCGCTGCGCCACCGCGTCATCCGCCACGTCGTCGCGAGCGAGTTCGGCGTCTCGCTCACGCGCACACAGACCCTCGAGGTCGGCCGTCTCGTCACCGACTGGGCGGGGCAGGGCCCCATCGATCTGCCCGGATGCCGCGCGACGCGCTCCGGCGGCATGGTGGTGTTCGCGGCCCGCGCGTGA
- the hpt gene encoding hypoxanthine phosphoribosyltransferase, translating to MRAADIADDLTDVLVTEEQIAAKLEELAAQVAHDYEGKDLLLVGVLKGAVMVMADFSRALPMLVPIDWMAVSSYGTGTRSSGVVQIRKDLDTDLHGKHVLIIEDIIDSGLTLSWLLENFASRGAASVEVLALLRKPDAMKVHVECRYVGFDIPSDFVVGYGLDYAEKYRNLRDVAVLAPHVYS from the coding sequence ATGCGCGCCGCCGACATCGCCGACGACCTGACCGACGTCCTCGTCACCGAGGAGCAGATCGCCGCCAAGCTCGAGGAGCTGGCCGCACAGGTCGCCCACGACTACGAGGGCAAGGACCTCCTGCTCGTCGGGGTCCTCAAGGGGGCGGTCATGGTGATGGCCGATTTCTCCCGAGCCCTGCCGATGCTCGTGCCGATCGACTGGATGGCGGTTTCCTCGTACGGCACCGGTACGCGCTCGAGCGGCGTCGTGCAGATCCGCAAGGATCTCGACACCGATCTGCACGGCAAGCACGTGCTGATCATCGAGGACATCATCGACTCCGGCCTGACCCTCAGCTGGCTGCTCGAGAACTTCGCCTCCCGTGGTGCGGCGTCGGTCGAGGTGCTCGCCCTGCTGCGCAAGCCCGACGCGATGAAGGTGCACGTCGAGTGCCGCTACGTCGGCTTCGACATCCCGAGCGACTTCGTCGTCGGCTACGGGCTGGATTACGCCGAGAAGTACCGCAACCTCCGGGATGTCGCGGTGCTCGCGCCGCACGTCTACTCCTGA
- the ftsH gene encoding ATP-dependent zinc metalloprotease FtsH, with amino-acid sequence MDFKKISRNPLIYVLLIGVLLIVGFTLISSLGGARQISTQEGLTLLAGDTVTEVVNTDGDQRVDLTLSEAYDGATDVQFYYVSARADEVVSAIDAADPADGYNDVVPQPSWFDGFLSLMIPLLLLGLLFWFLLSSAQGGGSKVMQFGKSKAKLVSKESPTVTFADVAGSDEAIEELQEIKDFLKDPSKFQAVGARIPKGVLLYGPPGTGKTLLARAVAGEAGVPFYSISGSDFVEMFVGVGASRVRDLFTQAKENSPAIIFIDEIDAVGRHRGAGMGGGHDEREQTLNQMLVEMDGFDPKVNVIVIAATNRPDILDPALLRPGRFDRQIGVDAPDLKGRQRILEVHGRGKPLADGVDLEVVARKTPGFTGADLANVLNEAALLTARSNAQLIDNRALDEAIDRVMAGPQRRTRVMKDKERLITAYHEGGHALAAAAMNHTDPVTKITILPRGKALGYTMVLPLDDKYSITRNELQDQLTYAMGGRVAEEIVFHDPTTGASNDIEKATNIARKMVTEYGMTTQVGPVKLGQSSGEVFMGRDMGHGREYSETVAERVDVEVRALIEQAHDEAYQVLNDNRDILDRLALELLEKETLDHLQLEDLFKDVKRLPPRPQWLSSDKRPVSQLPPVKIPPQKLPESVAADVVAEEEVAHRAEPHRRPSGQTRPATA; translated from the coding sequence ATGGACTTCAAGAAGATCTCCCGCAACCCCCTGATCTACGTTCTGCTGATCGGGGTGCTGCTCATCGTGGGCTTCACGCTCATCTCGAGCCTCGGCGGCGCCCGGCAGATCTCGACGCAGGAGGGCCTCACCCTTCTCGCGGGCGACACCGTGACCGAGGTGGTCAACACCGACGGCGACCAGAGGGTGGACCTCACCCTGTCCGAGGCGTACGACGGCGCCACCGACGTGCAGTTCTACTACGTCTCGGCCCGCGCCGACGAGGTGGTCTCGGCGATCGATGCGGCCGACCCCGCCGACGGCTACAACGACGTGGTCCCCCAGCCCAGCTGGTTCGACGGGTTCCTGTCCCTCATGATCCCGCTCCTTCTCCTCGGCCTGCTGTTCTGGTTCCTCCTCTCCTCCGCGCAGGGCGGCGGGAGCAAGGTCATGCAGTTCGGCAAGTCCAAGGCCAAGCTCGTCTCCAAGGAGTCCCCGACCGTCACCTTCGCCGACGTCGCCGGCTCGGACGAGGCGATCGAGGAGCTCCAGGAGATCAAGGACTTCCTGAAGGACCCCTCCAAGTTCCAGGCCGTCGGCGCCCGGATCCCGAAGGGCGTGCTGCTGTACGGCCCTCCCGGAACGGGCAAGACGCTCCTCGCCCGCGCCGTCGCGGGGGAGGCGGGAGTGCCGTTCTACTCGATCTCGGGCTCGGACTTCGTGGAGATGTTCGTCGGCGTCGGCGCGAGCCGCGTGCGCGACCTCTTCACCCAGGCCAAGGAGAACTCGCCCGCCATCATCTTCATCGACGAGATCGACGCGGTCGGCCGTCACCGCGGCGCCGGCATGGGCGGCGGGCACGACGAGCGCGAGCAGACTCTCAACCAGATGCTCGTCGAGATGGACGGCTTCGACCCCAAGGTCAACGTCATCGTCATCGCCGCGACGAACCGTCCCGACATCCTCGACCCCGCCCTGCTGCGCCCGGGGCGCTTCGACCGGCAGATCGGCGTCGACGCTCCCGATCTCAAGGGACGTCAGCGCATCCTCGAGGTCCATGGCCGGGGCAAGCCGCTGGCCGACGGCGTCGATCTCGAGGTCGTGGCCCGCAAGACTCCCGGTTTCACGGGCGCAGACCTCGCGAACGTCCTCAACGAGGCCGCCCTGCTGACGGCGCGCTCCAACGCGCAGCTCATCGACAACCGGGCCCTCGACGAGGCGATCGACCGCGTGATGGCGGGGCCGCAGCGCCGTACCCGAGTCATGAAGGACAAGGAACGGCTGATCACGGCCTACCACGAGGGCGGCCACGCCCTCGCCGCGGCCGCGATGAACCACACCGACCCCGTCACGAAGATCACGATCCTGCCCCGCGGCAAGGCCCTCGGCTACACGATGGTGCTGCCGCTCGACGACAAGTACTCGATCACGCGCAACGAGCTGCAGGATCAGCTCACCTACGCGATGGGCGGGCGCGTCGCCGAGGAGATCGTCTTCCACGACCCGACCACCGGCGCCTCCAACGACATCGAGAAGGCCACCAACATCGCGCGCAAGATGGTCACCGAGTACGGCATGACGACGCAGGTCGGCCCCGTCAAGCTCGGCCAGAGCAGCGGCGAGGTGTTCATGGGGCGCGACATGGGCCACGGCCGGGAGTACTCCGAGACCGTCGCCGAGCGGGTCGACGTCGAGGTGCGCGCCCTCATCGAGCAGGCGCACGACGAGGCCTACCAGGTCCTCAACGACAACCGCGACATCCTGGACCGCCTCGCCCTCGAGCTGCTGGAGAAGGAGACGCTCGACCACCTCCAGCTCGAGGACCTCTTCAAGGACGTCAAGCGCCTCCCGCCGCGCCCGCAGTGGCTCTCGAGCGACAAGCGTCCCGTCTCGCAGCTGCCGCCCGTGAAGATCCCGCCGCAGAAGCTGCCCGAATCGGTCGCGGCCGACGTCGTCGCCGAGGAGGAGGTCGCGCATCGCGCCGAGCCGCACCGCCGGCCCTCCGGCCAGACGCGACCGGCCACCGCCTGA
- the folE gene encoding GTP cyclohydrolase I: MAVDTQRVEALVRELLIAIGEDPERPGLKRTPQRVAEAYAEFFAGLDQDAGEPLSHPISVSRGPEPETVPSGAVMVRDIAFRSVCEHHLLLFRGVAHIAYLPGEDVVGLGALPKVVDILAARPQVQERLGEQIADTIEHALDARGVLVVLDARHGCVTMRGGRQPDATTVTIAARGELAEPAARAELVALIGGTRS, from the coding sequence ATGGCCGTCGACACACAGCGCGTCGAGGCGCTCGTGCGTGAACTGCTGATAGCGATCGGCGAGGATCCCGAGCGGCCCGGTTTGAAGCGTACGCCGCAGCGCGTCGCCGAGGCGTACGCGGAGTTCTTCGCCGGACTGGATCAGGATGCCGGCGAGCCGCTCTCGCATCCCATCTCCGTCTCTCGCGGGCCCGAGCCCGAGACCGTGCCCTCGGGCGCCGTCATGGTGCGCGACATCGCCTTCCGCTCGGTGTGCGAGCACCACCTGCTCCTGTTCCGCGGCGTCGCGCACATCGCGTACCTGCCGGGGGAGGATGTGGTCGGCCTCGGTGCGCTGCCGAAGGTCGTCGACATCCTCGCCGCCCGCCCGCAGGTGCAGGAGCGGCTGGGCGAGCAGATCGCCGACACGATCGAGCATGCGCTCGACGCACGCGGAGTGCTCGTCGTGCTCGATGCGCGCCACGGGTGCGTCACGATGCGCGGCGGCCGTCAGCCCGACGCCACGACCGTGACGATCGCGGCGCGCGGCGAGCTCGCGGAGCCGGCGGCCCGCGCGGAGCTGGTGGCCCTCATCGGCGGGACCCGCTCGTGA
- the folP gene encoding dihydropteroate synthase produces MGIVNATPDSFSDGGRYLDPGAAIAHAERLVAEGAAIIDVGGESTRPGAERVAVDEEQRRVLPVVSGLAARGIRVSIDTMNASTAVAAVDAGARLVNDVSGGLADPELLAAVAGTDAEIVLGHWRGPSAAMYARAEYTDVAGEVARELAERIHAAERAGIAASRIVVDPGIGFGKTPEQSWETLRGLDRVVSSGHRVLVGTSRKRFLTLALGDDPSVERRDAATAVTSVLAARAGAWAVRVHDVISTRDALAVADAWEGE; encoded by the coding sequence ATGGGCATCGTCAATGCGACGCCCGACTCGTTCAGCGACGGCGGCCGGTATCTCGATCCCGGCGCGGCGATCGCCCACGCCGAGCGGCTCGTGGCCGAGGGTGCCGCGATCATCGACGTCGGCGGCGAGTCCACGCGGCCGGGTGCCGAGCGCGTCGCCGTGGACGAGGAGCAGCGCCGCGTGCTGCCCGTCGTCTCCGGGCTCGCGGCCCGCGGCATCCGGGTGAGCATCGACACGATGAACGCGTCGACCGCCGTCGCGGCCGTGGATGCCGGGGCCCGGCTCGTCAACGACGTCTCGGGCGGGCTGGCGGATCCCGAGCTGCTCGCGGCCGTCGCCGGCACGGACGCCGAGATCGTGCTCGGCCACTGGCGGGGGCCCTCCGCGGCGATGTATGCCCGCGCCGAGTACACCGACGTCGCGGGCGAGGTCGCGCGCGAGCTCGCCGAGCGGATCCACGCGGCGGAGCGGGCGGGCATCGCGGCATCCCGGATCGTCGTTGATCCCGGCATCGGGTTCGGCAAGACGCCGGAGCAGAGCTGGGAGACCCTGCGCGGGCTCGACCGTGTGGTCTCGAGCGGACACCGGGTGCTCGTGGGGACGTCGCGCAAGCGATTCCTGACGCTCGCGCTCGGCGACGACCCCTCGGTGGAGCGGCGCGACGCCGCCACCGCGGTCACGAGCGTCCTCGCGGCGCGGGCCGGCGCGTGGGCGGTGCGCGTGCACGATGTCATCTCCACCCGCGACGCGCTCGCCGTCGCGGACGCCTGGGAGGGCGAATGA
- the folB gene encoding dihydroneopterin aldolase: MSDTITLTGLRVFGRHGVYDHERADGQDFVIDAVFELDTRPAASSDDVVDTIHYGEAAQQIAEIVAGEPVALLETLAARIARALLADDRLDAVTVVVHKPQAPIPLSFADVSVSIRRERGAR; encoded by the coding sequence ATGAGCGACACCATCACCCTCACGGGGCTCCGGGTCTTCGGTCGCCACGGGGTCTACGACCACGAGCGCGCCGACGGGCAGGACTTCGTCATCGACGCGGTCTTCGAGCTCGACACCCGGCCCGCGGCATCCTCCGACGACGTCGTCGACACCATCCACTACGGCGAGGCCGCGCAGCAGATCGCCGAGATCGTCGCGGGCGAGCCGGTCGCCCTGCTGGAGACGCTCGCCGCCCGGATCGCGCGGGCCCTGCTGGCCGACGATCGGCTGGATGCCGTGACCGTCGTCGTGCACAAGCCCCAGGCGCCCATCCCCCTCAGCTTCGCCGACGTGTCGGTGTCGATCCGGCGCGAGAGGGGCGCCCGATGA
- the folK gene encoding 2-amino-4-hydroxy-6-hydroxymethyldihydropteridine diphosphokinase: protein MSRGLAHPFGAPETAPLRAPVVAVVALGSNLGDRHETLEDAVREIARLPLVDDVRVADPIESVAVRVGGPDEQAPAYLNSVALVTTRLAPSVLLQMLHGIEAAHGRERRVRWGDRTLDLDLIAYGDVVSEDAGLRLPHPRAAERDFVLAPWLTVDPDAVLPGRGPVRDLLAALREPDAPRGSA from the coding sequence ATGAGCCGGGGCCTCGCGCATCCCTTCGGCGCGCCCGAGACCGCCCCACTGCGCGCACCCGTCGTCGCGGTCGTCGCCCTGGGAAGCAACCTGGGCGATCGGCATGAGACGCTCGAGGACGCCGTGCGGGAGATCGCCCGGCTGCCGCTCGTCGACGACGTGCGGGTGGCGGACCCGATCGAGTCCGTCGCCGTGCGGGTCGGGGGCCCCGACGAGCAGGCGCCGGCGTACCTGAACTCCGTCGCGCTCGTCACGACGCGCCTGGCGCCGAGCGTGCTGCTGCAGATGCTCCACGGCATCGAGGCCGCGCACGGCCGGGAGCGACGGGTGCGCTGGGGTGATCGCACCCTCGATCTCGACCTCATCGCGTACGGCGACGTCGTCTCCGAGGATGCGGGACTGCGTCTGCCCCACCCCCGCGCGGCCGAGCGGGACTTCGTGCTGGCTCCGTGGCTCACCGTCGATCCCGACGCCGTGCTGCCCGGCCGCGGTCCCGTCCGCGACCTCCTGGCGGCGCTGCGCGAGCCCGACGCCCCGCGGGGATCGGCGTGA
- a CDS encoding DUF3180 family protein, with translation MRRTSPLLLAVAAVLGAGCGFLVDQALTAAGRPTFTPATMLPILLVLLGVILILLALPIRRAIRSRAVPAEAVQGAPPRPVDPFRALRVVILAKASSIVGAVVGGAGVGLLAFLLSRPVPPPLGSTGAVVATVVAAAILVAAALVAENMCIIRKDDDDEPPAPELGTGHTHDW, from the coding sequence GTGAGGCGCACGAGTCCGCTTCTGCTGGCCGTCGCCGCCGTGCTCGGTGCGGGGTGCGGGTTCCTCGTCGACCAGGCGCTGACCGCCGCGGGGCGCCCGACCTTCACGCCGGCGACGATGCTGCCCATCCTGCTCGTCCTGCTGGGGGTCATCCTGATCCTGCTCGCGCTGCCGATCAGGCGGGCGATCCGATCCCGCGCCGTGCCCGCAGAGGCGGTGCAGGGCGCGCCGCCGCGGCCGGTCGACCCCTTCCGCGCGCTGCGGGTGGTCATCCTCGCCAAGGCGTCGAGCATCGTCGGGGCCGTCGTGGGGGGCGCCGGTGTCGGCCTGCTGGCCTTCCTGCTCTCGCGTCCGGTGCCTCCGCCGTTAGGCTCGACGGGAGCCGTCGTCGCGACGGTGGTCGCGGCCGCGATCCTCGTCGCCGCGGCCCTCGTCGCCGAGAACATGTGCATCATCCGGAAGGACGACGATGACGAACCCCCCGCCCCCGAGCTCGGGACCGGACACACCCACGACTGGTGA